Proteins from a genomic interval of Luteibacter pinisoli:
- a CDS encoding glycoside hydrolase family 125 protein, whose product MSLAPGLAVAGGLSTAAFAAPRFESKRPPVGKRKFTSESVEKLIASTKKKIADPELAWLFENCFPNTLDTTVEVGRLDGHEDTFVVTGDIDAMWLRDSSAQVWPYLPLVAKDEALRKLFRGLIRRQARCISIDPYANAFMPDPKAKSNMDWSQQDQTDMKPGVAERKWEIDSLCYPVRLAHGYWQATGDREPFDDSWRAATQLIVKTFKEQQRKDNLGPYHFQRPALNPTDSQMLHGFGPPGKPVGMIVQEFRPSDDATTLPFNIPGNLFAVVTLRRLAQMHGTFYGDQGFVAECNALADEVAAATEQYGVIRNGQDEYWAYEVDGYGNQLFMDDANVPSLLALPYLETTAYNARYARTRELAWSSKNPYFFKGTAGEGIGGPHEGLRYIWPMSIMMKAFTTTDVAEQRQCIHMLKTTHGGTGFMHEAFDQDDPKNFTRAWFAWANTLFGELVVHLADKHPDALRRV is encoded by the coding sequence ATGTCCCTGGCGCCTGGCCTTGCCGTGGCCGGTGGGCTCAGCACCGCCGCCTTCGCCGCGCCGCGTTTTGAAAGCAAGCGCCCGCCGGTGGGCAAGCGCAAGTTCACCAGTGAATCGGTGGAGAAGCTGATCGCTTCGACCAAGAAGAAGATCGCCGACCCCGAACTGGCATGGCTGTTCGAGAACTGCTTCCCGAACACGCTGGATACCACGGTGGAAGTGGGCCGCCTCGACGGCCACGAAGACACCTTCGTGGTCACCGGCGACATCGACGCGATGTGGCTGCGCGACTCCTCCGCCCAGGTGTGGCCGTACCTGCCGCTGGTGGCGAAGGACGAGGCGCTGCGCAAGCTGTTCCGCGGCCTCATCCGCCGCCAGGCGCGCTGCATCAGCATCGACCCGTACGCCAACGCCTTCATGCCCGACCCGAAGGCCAAGAGCAACATGGACTGGTCGCAGCAGGACCAGACCGACATGAAGCCCGGCGTCGCCGAGCGCAAATGGGAAATCGACTCGCTGTGCTACCCGGTGCGCCTGGCGCACGGCTACTGGCAGGCCACGGGCGATCGCGAGCCGTTCGACGACAGCTGGCGCGCCGCGACCCAGCTCATCGTCAAGACGTTCAAGGAACAGCAGCGCAAGGACAACCTGGGCCCGTACCACTTCCAGCGCCCGGCCCTGAACCCCACCGACAGCCAGATGCTGCACGGCTTCGGCCCCCCGGGTAAGCCGGTGGGCATGATCGTCCAGGAATTCCGTCCGTCCGACGACGCCACCACGCTGCCGTTCAATATCCCCGGCAACCTGTTTGCCGTGGTGACCCTGCGCCGCCTCGCGCAGATGCACGGCACGTTCTATGGCGACCAGGGCTTTGTCGCCGAGTGCAATGCGCTGGCCGACGAAGTGGCCGCGGCGACGGAACAGTACGGCGTGATCCGCAACGGCCAGGACGAATACTGGGCCTACGAAGTGGACGGCTACGGCAACCAGCTGTTCATGGACGACGCCAACGTACCCAGCCTGCTTGCGCTGCCATACCTGGAGACCACCGCCTACAACGCCCGTTATGCGCGCACCCGCGAGCTGGCGTGGAGCAGCAAGAATCCGTACTTCTTCAAGGGCACGGCCGGCGAAGGCATCGGTGGACCGCACGAGGGCCTGCGCTACATCTGGCCCATGTCGATCATGATGAAAGCCTTCACCACCACCGACGTGGCCGAGCAGCGCCAGTGCATCCACATGCTGAAGACCACCCACGGTGGCACCGGCTTCATGCACGAGGCGTTCGACCAGGACGACCCGAAGAATTTCACGCGTGCATGGTTCGCGTGGGCCAATACGTTGTTCGGCGAGCTGGTGGTCCACCTCGCTGACAAACACCCCGATGCACTGCGTCGCGTCTGA
- a CDS encoding GH92 family glycosyl hydrolase: MVTRRRFIQGMAAASALGPLGSLTALASGVKHGLDAPAAGGGTAPDGVLGYVDVFVGTGGHGHTYPGATRPFGMVQLSPDTYNAEWDGSSGYHQGDGSIMGFSHTHLSGTGAADMLDFLVMPSMGPVLLQPGDRDYDGVNYVSRFDAKKVSGEKAPKGYKTDVKGYRSHYTGEQAHPGYYRVKLTNHDILAELTATLRAGIHRYTFGKDGDAHVVLDLAHGYQDNPKEACRVTDAEVRVVGNDTIVGGRRVWQWASGRVIYFAMKLSRPASSITLYNEDKALPAGTAEAKGNHLKAAIHLDKASSEPLLVKVGISGVDIDGAMRNLDGEIPAWDFDGVRASAEAEWAGELAKIQIDSTSDKIKRTFYSSLYHTMLAPTVFSDIDGRYRGMDKAVHTLPANRHNYSTYSLWDTYRAAHPLYTLYQPDRVPDLVDGIVRLAVESPSGAPVWPLQGIETVCMIGYHSAVVVAEAQAKGFTGIDYQKGWPVFRRRAMQDDYFGLGYYRAKGFIPSDKEGEAVSKTLEYAYDDWAVASMAEHLGHADEAKALRERSRNYRNVFDKDTQFMRPKGVDGEWLQPFDPIAIGHSKKWRDFTESNAWQATFLNQHDVHQYMDLFGGVDGFEKKLDALFNANPTLPDNAPPDIAGMVGQCAFGNEPCHHMPYLYAYTGSHHKTAAKVRLMLDTMYLPQPDGLPGNEDCGQMSAWYVMSAMGLYAVDPVSANYVFGSPILDRAQVQVGGGKVLTIETTGNGDGKPYIQSVTWNGQPWTKSWISHKELASGGTLVFAMGATPNEAFGKAPADRPPSFGESAKA, from the coding sequence ATGGTTACCCGTCGACGTTTCATCCAGGGCATGGCCGCCGCCTCGGCACTTGGCCCGCTCGGTTCCCTCACCGCGCTGGCCAGTGGCGTAAAGCACGGCCTTGACGCGCCAGCTGCGGGCGGCGGCACCGCCCCGGATGGCGTCCTGGGTTACGTCGACGTTTTTGTCGGCACCGGCGGCCACGGTCACACCTACCCGGGTGCGACGCGGCCGTTCGGCATGGTCCAGCTCAGCCCGGATACGTACAACGCCGAGTGGGACGGTTCGTCCGGCTACCACCAGGGCGATGGTTCGATCATGGGCTTCTCGCACACCCACCTCTCGGGCACCGGCGCCGCCGACATGCTCGACTTCCTGGTGATGCCGTCGATGGGCCCGGTGCTGCTGCAGCCCGGCGACCGCGACTACGACGGCGTGAACTACGTCTCCCGCTTCGACGCGAAGAAGGTGAGCGGCGAGAAGGCCCCCAAGGGCTACAAGACCGACGTGAAGGGTTACCGCTCGCACTACACCGGCGAGCAGGCACACCCGGGCTATTACCGCGTGAAGCTGACCAACCACGACATCCTGGCCGAGCTGACGGCCACGCTGCGTGCCGGCATCCATCGCTACACCTTCGGCAAGGACGGCGACGCACACGTCGTGCTCGACCTCGCCCATGGCTACCAGGACAACCCGAAGGAAGCCTGCCGCGTCACCGATGCCGAAGTGCGCGTCGTGGGCAATGACACGATCGTCGGCGGCCGCCGCGTATGGCAGTGGGCCTCGGGCCGCGTCATCTACTTCGCGATGAAGCTGTCGCGCCCGGCGTCCTCGATCACGCTGTACAACGAAGACAAGGCGCTTCCGGCCGGCACGGCCGAGGCCAAGGGCAACCACCTCAAGGCCGCGATCCACCTGGACAAGGCCAGCAGCGAGCCGCTGTTGGTGAAGGTCGGCATTTCCGGCGTCGACATCGACGGCGCGATGCGCAACCTCGATGGCGAAATCCCGGCGTGGGACTTCGACGGCGTGCGCGCCTCGGCCGAAGCCGAGTGGGCGGGCGAGCTGGCGAAGATCCAGATCGACAGCACGTCGGACAAGATCAAGCGCACGTTCTACAGCTCGCTGTACCACACCATGCTCGCGCCGACGGTGTTCAGCGACATCGACGGCCGTTACCGCGGCATGGACAAGGCCGTGCACACGCTGCCGGCCAACCGCCACAACTACAGCACCTATTCGCTGTGGGACACCTACCGCGCCGCGCACCCGCTGTACACGCTGTACCAGCCGGACCGCGTGCCCGACCTCGTCGACGGCATCGTCCGCCTGGCGGTGGAGAGCCCCAGCGGCGCGCCGGTGTGGCCGCTGCAGGGTATCGAGACGGTGTGCATGATCGGCTACCACTCGGCGGTGGTCGTGGCGGAAGCGCAGGCCAAGGGCTTCACCGGCATCGATTACCAGAAGGGCTGGCCGGTGTTCCGTCGCCGCGCCATGCAGGACGATTACTTCGGCCTGGGCTATTACCGTGCCAAGGGCTTCATCCCCAGCGACAAGGAAGGCGAGGCGGTCAGCAAGACGCTGGAATACGCCTACGACGACTGGGCGGTGGCCAGCATGGCCGAGCACCTGGGCCATGCGGACGAAGCGAAGGCCCTGCGCGAGCGTTCGCGCAACTATCGCAACGTGTTCGACAAGGACACCCAGTTCATGCGCCCGAAGGGCGTGGACGGCGAATGGCTGCAGCCGTTCGACCCGATCGCCATTGGCCATTCGAAGAAGTGGCGCGACTTCACCGAGTCGAATGCCTGGCAGGCCACGTTCCTGAACCAGCACGACGTGCACCAGTACATGGACCTGTTCGGCGGCGTGGATGGCTTCGAGAAGAAGCTGGATGCCCTGTTCAATGCGAACCCGACGCTGCCCGACAATGCGCCGCCGGATATCGCCGGCATGGTGGGCCAGTGCGCGTTCGGCAACGAGCCGTGCCATCACATGCCCTACCTGTATGCGTACACCGGTTCGCACCACAAGACGGCCGCCAAGGTCCGCCTGATGCTCGACACCATGTACCTGCCCCAGCCGGATGGCCTGCCGGGTAACGAAGACTGCGGCCAGATGAGCGCGTGGTACGTGATGAGCGCCATGGGCCTGTATGCCGTGGACCCGGTCAGCGCCAACTACGTGTTCGGCAGCCCCATCCTCGACCGTGCCCAGGTCCAGGTCGGCGGTGGCAAGGTGCTCACCATCGAGACCACCGGCAATGGCGACGGCAAGCCGTACATCCAGTCGGTGACCTGGAACGGCCAGCCGTGGACGAAGAGCTGGATCAGCCACAAGGAGCTCGCCAGCGGCGGCACCCTCGTGTTCGCCATGGGCGCTACCCCGAACGAAGCCTTCGGCAAGGCCCCGGCGGATCGTCCGCCGAGCTTTGGCGAGTCGGCGAAGGCGTAA
- a CDS encoding PAS domain-containing protein, with protein sequence MNSSRQGAAMVMGFWGGRDARQAQSTLAALGRRFATVELAADGTVRAANKAFLAVLGASADQVIGQSFQAVFAVDDTEHLWRALSRGEEVADVVRLKGPAREGWLQAVYVPRMGRGNQLASIVVYGADLTAERGRAADLGQRQQQADDTQGIVEFSLDGMILSANAVFLKTMGYRLDEVQGKHHSLFVDERESRSDAYIGFWRRLRSGLHDAGLYRRLGKGECVVWIQATYNPIFDADGRPVKIVKYATEMSAEALQAVPAASPVVASASANDAAVAGVLDMLDNAALRASALSMDAAIHAALAEQRGQEEA encoded by the coding sequence GTGAATTCAAGCAGGCAGGGCGCGGCGATGGTCATGGGTTTCTGGGGTGGGCGTGACGCCCGCCAGGCGCAGTCGACGCTGGCTGCCCTTGGGCGGCGCTTTGCCACGGTGGAACTGGCCGCCGACGGCACCGTCCGGGCGGCCAACAAGGCGTTCCTGGCCGTGCTTGGCGCATCCGCCGACCAGGTGATTGGCCAGTCGTTCCAGGCCGTCTTCGCCGTGGACGACACCGAACACCTGTGGCGGGCCCTGTCCCGCGGCGAGGAAGTCGCCGATGTCGTCCGCCTGAAAGGCCCCGCCCGGGAGGGCTGGCTGCAGGCCGTGTACGTCCCGCGCATGGGCCGCGGCAACCAGCTGGCTTCCATCGTCGTGTACGGTGCGGACCTCACCGCCGAGCGCGGGCGTGCCGCCGACCTCGGCCAGCGCCAGCAGCAGGCCGATGACACCCAAGGCATCGTGGAGTTTTCCCTCGACGGGATGATCCTGTCGGCCAACGCCGTGTTCCTCAAGACCATGGGTTACCGGCTGGACGAAGTGCAGGGCAAGCACCACAGCCTCTTCGTGGACGAGCGCGAAAGCCGCTCCGACGCCTACATCGGTTTCTGGCGCCGGCTGCGCTCGGGCCTGCACGACGCGGGCCTCTACCGCCGGCTGGGGAAGGGCGAGTGCGTGGTGTGGATCCAGGCCACCTATAACCCGATCTTCGACGCCGACGGCCGGCCGGTGAAGATCGTGAAGTACGCCACGGAAATGAGTGCCGAGGCGCTGCAGGCGGTGCCGGCCGCGTCGCCGGTGGTCGCCTCCGCCAGTGCCAACGATGCCGCCGTGGCCGGCGTGCTCGACATGCTGGATAACGCGGCACTGCGCGCCAGCGCGTTGTCCATGGACGCCGCGATCCACGCCGCCCTGGCCGAACAGCGCGGGCAGGAAGAAGCCTGA
- a CDS encoding MFS transporter has product MTGSRDALVETDVPARLDRLTWGRFHTLVVVALGITWVLDGLEVTITGSVAGALKSSPVLHLTDMQVGLAGSIYLVGAVSGALFFGWLTDRLGRKKLFTLTLGLYLAATAATALSPSFAVFALFRLLTGAGIGGEYAAINSAIQELIPARYRGHTDLVINGSFWLGAALGALGAVGLLDSGLFSPELGWRLSFGIGAILGLGILLLRRWIPESPRWLMLHGRITEAEMIVASIEQRLGAGAPTHPLPRLRLRPHAPTLADVGRTLFRDYPRRTLLGLVLMATQAFFYNAIFFTYALVLGRFYGVADADVGLYLLPFAAGNFLGPLLLGRLFDTVGRRPMIAITYAMSGLLLFATAWLFVRGVLDARTQTMAWSVVFFFASAAASSAYLTVSESFPLELRALAIALFYAFGTALGGVAGPWLFGTLIGTGGRGPIGWGYGLGATLMLGGAAAAWWLGIAAERRSLEDIATPLGRVD; this is encoded by the coding sequence ATGACTGGCTCCCGCGACGCCCTCGTCGAGACCGATGTCCCCGCCCGCCTCGACCGCCTCACGTGGGGACGCTTCCACACCCTGGTGGTCGTCGCGCTGGGCATCACATGGGTGCTCGATGGGCTCGAGGTCACCATCACGGGTTCGGTCGCCGGTGCGTTGAAATCGAGCCCGGTGCTGCACCTCACCGACATGCAGGTGGGCCTGGCCGGCAGCATCTACCTGGTCGGCGCCGTCTCCGGCGCGCTGTTCTTCGGCTGGCTCACCGACAGGCTGGGCCGGAAGAAACTTTTCACGCTGACACTCGGCCTTTACCTGGCGGCCACCGCGGCCACGGCGCTATCGCCCAGCTTCGCGGTCTTCGCGCTGTTCCGCCTGCTGACAGGTGCGGGCATCGGAGGCGAGTACGCCGCCATCAACTCGGCGATCCAGGAGCTGATCCCCGCGCGCTACCGCGGCCATACCGACCTCGTCATCAACGGCAGCTTCTGGCTGGGTGCCGCGCTGGGTGCACTGGGCGCCGTCGGCCTGCTCGACAGTGGGCTGTTTTCGCCTGAACTCGGCTGGCGGCTGAGTTTCGGGATCGGCGCGATCCTTGGCCTGGGCATCCTTCTGCTGCGCCGGTGGATTCCGGAGAGCCCACGCTGGCTCATGTTGCACGGGCGCATCACGGAAGCCGAGATGATCGTCGCGAGCATCGAACAGCGGCTGGGCGCCGGCGCGCCCACGCATCCGCTCCCCCGCCTTCGCCTGCGCCCGCATGCACCAACCCTCGCCGACGTGGGGCGTACGCTGTTCCGCGACTATCCGCGACGCACCCTGCTTGGACTTGTGCTGATGGCGACGCAGGCCTTCTTCTACAACGCCATTTTCTTCACGTATGCGCTGGTGCTGGGCCGCTTCTACGGCGTAGCCGATGCCGATGTCGGGCTGTACCTGCTGCCGTTTGCCGCAGGCAACTTCCTTGGCCCCCTGCTGCTCGGCCGCCTGTTCGACACCGTGGGCCGGCGCCCGATGATCGCCATCACGTATGCGATGTCTGGCCTGCTGTTATTCGCCACGGCGTGGCTGTTCGTCCGCGGCGTGCTCGATGCGCGCACCCAGACCATGGCGTGGAGCGTGGTGTTCTTTTTCGCCTCGGCGGCCGCGAGTTCCGCCTACCTTACGGTGAGCGAGAGTTTCCCGCTGGAATTACGCGCCCTGGCCATCGCGCTGTTCTACGCGTTTGGCACGGCGCTTGGGGGCGTGGCGGGCCCATGGTTGTTCGGCACGCTGATCGGCACCGGCGGGCGCGGGCCGATCGGCTGGGGCTATGGCCTGGGGGCGACGCTGATGCTGGGCGGCGCGGCGGCGGCATGGTGGCTTGGCATCGCCGCCGAGCGGCGCTCGCTCGAGGACATCGCCACGCCACTGGGCCGCGTGGACTGA
- the cfa gene encoding cyclopropane fatty acyl phospholipid synthase, with protein sequence MSHDTASLKARAQGLLEQAGISINGQRPTDLTVHDERTYARVFAHGSLGLGEAYMDGWWDCPDLPGFMARVLSSHVDESLRTLDTLLAHLKARFINLQRGDHAWDVGRQHYDLGNDLFEAMLGKRLVYSCGYWAEAWNLDDAQEAKLDLICRKLQLQPGQRILDIGCGWGEALKFAAERYGVSGVGITISKEQAEYARELCRGLPIEIRLQDYHELDERFDAILSVGMFEHVGGKNYRPWFEVARRCLRPDGLVLLHCIGSNGAPGRPDPWIEKYIFPNSMIPSMAQMASALENLFVVEDWHNFGTDYDRTLVAWLANFEAAWPQLAGRYDERFRRMWHYYIGCSAGVFRSRRDQLWQLTLSPHGVPGGLRVPR encoded by the coding sequence ATGAGCCACGACACAGCTTCGTTGAAAGCACGCGCCCAGGGCCTGCTTGAACAGGCCGGCATTTCGATCAACGGCCAGCGCCCGACGGACCTCACCGTCCACGATGAACGCACGTACGCGCGGGTGTTCGCCCATGGCTCGCTCGGCCTCGGCGAGGCCTACATGGACGGCTGGTGGGACTGTCCCGACCTGCCCGGCTTCATGGCCCGGGTGCTCAGCTCCCACGTCGACGAATCCCTGCGCACGCTGGACACCTTGCTCGCCCATCTCAAGGCGCGCTTCATCAACCTGCAGCGCGGCGACCACGCATGGGACGTCGGCCGCCAGCATTACGACCTGGGCAACGACCTGTTCGAAGCCATGCTCGGCAAGCGCCTGGTGTACTCCTGTGGCTACTGGGCCGAGGCCTGGAACCTGGACGACGCCCAGGAGGCCAAGCTCGACCTCATCTGTCGCAAGCTCCAGCTGCAGCCCGGCCAGCGGATCCTGGATATCGGTTGCGGATGGGGCGAGGCGCTGAAGTTCGCCGCCGAGCGCTACGGCGTCAGCGGCGTCGGCATCACCATCTCGAAGGAACAGGCCGAGTACGCCCGTGAGCTGTGCCGGGGCCTGCCCATCGAGATCCGCCTGCAGGACTACCACGAGCTGGACGAGCGCTTCGACGCCATCCTCTCGGTAGGCATGTTCGAGCACGTGGGCGGGAAGAACTACCGCCCCTGGTTCGAGGTCGCTCGCCGATGCCTGCGCCCCGATGGCCTGGTGCTCCTGCATTGCATCGGCAGCAACGGCGCGCCAGGCCGGCCGGATCCGTGGATCGAAAAATACATCTTCCCGAACTCGATGATCCCGTCGATGGCGCAGATGGCCAGCGCCCTGGAGAACCTGTTCGTGGTCGAGGACTGGCACAACTTCGGCACCGACTACGACCGCACCCTGGTGGCATGGCTGGCGAATTTCGAAGCGGCGTGGCCACAACTCGCCGGGCGCTACGACGAACGCTTCCGGCGGATGTGGCACTACTACATCGGCTGCTCGGCCGGGGTCTTCCGCAGCCGGCGCGACCAGCTCTGGCAGCTCACGCTGTCGCCGCATGGCGTGCCGGGCGGCCTGCGCGTGCCCCGGTAG
- a CDS encoding multidrug effflux MFS transporter, which translates to MTSATRDPRGHLPLLLAALSMIGPFSIDAIFPGFPDIGHTFGVGEVALQQLLSVYLLAYAVMSLFHGAISDAYGRKPVIVVAMGIYALASAAAALAPGFGFLLGCRIVQGLCGGAGIVVGRAIVRDTMHGEEAQRMMSKVMMIFGIAPAIAPIVGAWLLGIDGWRGIFWALTAFTVLLVLGITRFLVESHPVEKRTVFRPRPLLRGYLAIARDLPFWPLAIASSVNFSGLFLYIASAPHLIRDVLHLGADGFPWLFVPTVTGMVTGAFISGRVAGRVSAAKTVGWGYAAMLSSCALSLFFALALDTPRVPWSTVPLALYGCGVQMAFPTITILLLDRFPNQRGGVSSVQAFGSLITTAFVAGVLSPLLSSNMLYLALGATTLCGTGLLAWLWYGAMERRRLARATAGAASEVVSQLERNEPG; encoded by the coding sequence ATGACCTCCGCGACCCGCGACCCGCGGGGCCACCTCCCGTTGCTGCTTGCGGCGCTCAGCATGATCGGGCCGTTCTCGATCGATGCGATCTTCCCGGGCTTCCCGGACATCGGCCACACCTTCGGCGTGGGCGAGGTCGCCCTGCAGCAGCTGCTCAGCGTGTACCTGCTGGCCTACGCGGTGATGAGCCTGTTCCACGGTGCCATCTCGGATGCGTACGGCCGCAAGCCGGTGATCGTGGTGGCCATGGGCATTTACGCGCTGGCCTCCGCCGCCGCGGCGCTGGCCCCGGGCTTCGGCTTCCTGCTGGGCTGCCGCATCGTCCAGGGCCTGTGTGGCGGCGCGGGCATCGTGGTCGGCCGGGCGATCGTCCGCGACACCATGCATGGGGAAGAAGCCCAGCGGATGATGTCGAAGGTGATGATGATCTTCGGCATCGCCCCGGCCATCGCCCCTATCGTGGGCGCGTGGCTGCTGGGCATCGACGGCTGGCGCGGCATCTTCTGGGCGCTCACGGCGTTCACCGTGTTGCTGGTGCTCGGCATCACCCGGTTCCTCGTTGAGTCCCATCCGGTGGAAAAGCGCACGGTGTTCCGGCCGCGGCCCCTGCTGCGTGGCTACCTGGCGATTGCGCGTGACCTGCCGTTCTGGCCGCTGGCCATCGCCAGCTCGGTGAACTTCTCCGGCCTGTTTCTTTACATCGCCTCGGCCCCGCACCTGATCCGCGACGTGCTGCACCTGGGCGCGGACGGCTTCCCCTGGCTGTTCGTGCCAACGGTGACCGGCATGGTCACGGGCGCCTTCATTTCCGGGCGCGTGGCGGGGCGGGTGAGTGCGGCGAAGACGGTGGGCTGGGGTTATGCGGCGATGCTGTCGAGCTGCGCGCTGAGCCTGTTTTTCGCGCTGGCGCTGGATACGCCGCGCGTGCCGTGGTCGACGGTGCCGCTGGCGCTGTATGGCTGCGGCGTGCAGATGGCGTTCCCGACGATCACGATCCTGTTGCTGGATCGCTTCCCGAACCAGCGTGGCGGTGTGTCGTCGGTGCAGGCGTTCGGCAGCCTGATCACCACGGCGTTCGTGGCGGGCGTGCTGTCGCCGCTGCTGTCGTCGAATATGTTGTACCTGGCACTGGGCGCGACGACGCTGTGCGGGACCGGCCTGCTGGCGTGGCTGTGGTATGGCGCGATGGAGCGTCGCCGCCTTGCGAGGGCGACGGCGGGTGCGGCGTCAGAGGTCGTCTCCCAGCTCGAACGCAACGAGCCAGGTTAA
- the minE gene encoding cell division topological specificity factor MinE — protein sequence MGILDFLKRKPEPSAGVARERLRIIVAQERSTRGGPDYLPLLRNELLEVIRKYVNVDVEAVNINLERDSGHEVLELSVALPDGKPASA from the coding sequence ATGGGTATCCTCGATTTCCTGAAGCGTAAGCCCGAGCCGAGCGCTGGCGTTGCCAGGGAGCGCCTGCGCATCATCGTCGCCCAGGAGCGCTCCACGCGCGGCGGCCCCGACTACCTGCCGCTGCTGCGCAACGAGCTGCTGGAAGTCATCCGCAAGTACGTGAACGTCGACGTCGAGGCCGTGAACATCAACCTCGAGCGTGACAGCGGCCACGAAGTGCTCGAACTCTCCGTGGCCCTGCCAGACGGCAAGCCCGCCTCGGCATGA
- the minD gene encoding septum site-determining protein MinD has protein sequence MTEIIVVTSGKGGVGKTTSSASLATGLAIVGKKVAVIDFDVGLRNLDLIMGCERRVVYDFVNVVHGEATLKQALIKDKRHDSLYVLAASQTRDKDALTQEGVEKVLEELTKEGFDFVVCDSPAGIEKGAHLAMYFADHAVVVVNPEVSSVRDSDRILGLLASKTRRAEKGEAPIKQHLLLTRYNPNRVEAGEMLSVKDVEDILGISVVGVIPESENVLAASNAGVPVILDENSNAGHAYKDTVARILGEERPLRFIEPVKKGFLKRVFGG, from the coding sequence TTGACTGAAATCATCGTCGTCACCTCCGGCAAGGGCGGAGTCGGCAAAACCACGTCCAGCGCCTCGCTCGCGACTGGCCTCGCCATCGTTGGCAAGAAGGTCGCTGTCATCGACTTCGACGTCGGCCTGCGCAACCTCGACCTGATCATGGGCTGTGAGCGCCGCGTGGTGTACGACTTCGTCAATGTCGTGCACGGCGAGGCGACGCTGAAGCAGGCCCTGATCAAGGACAAGCGCCACGACAGCCTGTACGTGCTGGCCGCCTCGCAGACCCGTGACAAGGACGCGCTCACCCAGGAAGGCGTCGAAAAGGTGCTCGAAGAGCTGACGAAGGAAGGCTTTGACTTCGTCGTCTGCGATTCGCCCGCCGGTATCGAAAAGGGTGCGCACCTGGCCATGTACTTCGCCGACCACGCCGTCGTCGTCGTCAACCCGGAGGTTTCCTCCGTGCGCGACTCCGACCGCATCCTCGGCCTGCTCGCCAGCAAGACGCGCCGCGCTGAAAAGGGCGAAGCCCCGATCAAGCAGCACCTCCTGCTCACCCGCTACAACCCGAATCGCGTTGAAGCCGGCGAAATGCTCAGCGTGAAGGACGTCGAGGACATCCTCGGCATCTCCGTCGTGGGCGTCATCCCGGAATCGGAAAACGTCCTCGCGGCGTCCAACGCCGGCGTCCCCGTCATCCTCGACGAGAACTCCAACGCAGGCCACGCCTACAAGGACACCGTCGCCCGCATCCTGGGTGAAGAGCGTCCGCTGCGTTTCATCGAGCCGGTGAAGAAGGGCTTCCTCAAGCGCGTGTTCGGAGGCTGA
- the minC gene encoding septum site-determining protein MinC produces the protein MSARAESLEAACDLRFGQVGIACVRVRRVDAAALAEELERRVRSAPQMFTRAAVVLDLSHLSVLPDDGMVDALLEAIRSAGMLPVGLAYGTSETEALAERMCLPLIAKFRAQYEPGHGDTAAAPTPAPAALRAESAPAASVETGSTITAQHHTGSAVRSGQQVYARERDLVVAAAVANGAEVIADGSIHVYGSLRGRAMAGAQGDETARIFCSDFRAELVAIAGHYRVFEDMPKEFEGQAVQCWLDNGKLMIARL, from the coding sequence ATGAGCGCCCGCGCCGAATCCCTCGAAGCCGCCTGCGACCTGCGCTTCGGCCAGGTAGGCATCGCCTGCGTGCGCGTGCGCCGCGTCGATGCCGCCGCCCTTGCCGAAGAACTGGAGCGCCGCGTCCGCTCCGCCCCGCAGATGTTCACCCGGGCCGCCGTCGTGCTCGACCTCTCCCATCTTTCGGTCCTGCCGGACGATGGCATGGTCGACGCCCTGCTCGAAGCCATCCGCAGCGCCGGCATGCTGCCGGTCGGCCTGGCCTACGGCACCAGCGAGACCGAGGCCCTGGCCGAGCGCATGTGCCTGCCGCTGATCGCCAAGTTCCGCGCGCAGTACGAGCCCGGCCACGGCGACACCGCCGCGGCACCGACGCCGGCCCCGGCCGCGCTTCGCGCCGAATCCGCCCCGGCCGCATCCGTGGAAACCGGCAGCACGATCACCGCCCAGCACCACACGGGCAGCGCCGTGCGCTCCGGCCAGCAGGTGTACGCCCGCGAGCGCGACCTCGTCGTCGCCGCGGCCGTGGCCAATGGCGCGGAAGTGATCGCCGACGGCTCCATCCATGTGTACGGAAGCCTGCGCGGCCGTGCCATGGCTGGCGCACAGGGCGATGAGACCGCCCGCATTTTCTGCTCCGACTTCCGCGCCGAACTGGTCGCGATCGCCGGGCACTATCGCGTGTTCGAGGACATGCCCAAGGAATTCGAAGGCCAGGCCGTGCAATGCTGGCTGGATAATGGAAAACTCATGATCGCGCGCCTCTGA